The DNA region ACGGTGGACAATCATCGCCAAGGAATCCACAGGATCGCCGTTAATCATGATATCCAGCTTCACCAGAGGATTTTCACGGTAGCCGATGAGGTGATATTCCATACTGGCGTAACCGCGCGATCGCGACTTCATTTGATCAAAAAAGTCAGTTACAACTTCCGCCAAGGGTAGCTCATAAGTAAGGGTGGTTCGTCCTTGGGCAAGATATTTCATATCTTTGAAGATGCCACGGCGATTTTGTGACAACTCCATCAAGCTGCCAACATAAGTTTCCGGCGTAATCATCTCTACTTGGACGTAGGGTTCTTCAATTTTTTCGCGATCGTTGGGAGAAGGTAAGCGGCTAGGATTATCGATGTACAGTTCCTCACCTTTGACGGTAATCACCTTATAAACCACCGAGGGGGCTGTAATGATTAAATCTAGGTTATACTCCCGCTCTAGACGTTCCTGAACAATTTCCATGTGCAGCAAGCCCAAAAACCCGCAACGGAAGCCAAACCCCATCGCGCTAGAAGTTTCTGGTTCGTAATGCAGCGCTGCGTCGTTGAGTTCGAGTTTTTCTAAAGCTTCCCGCAAATCTTCAAATTGATCAGCATCAATGGGGAACATCCCACAAAAAACCATCGGGTTCGCTTCTGCATAACCTGGTAAGGGTGATTCAGCTTTCGCCTTACTGAGGGTAATTGTGTCTCCTACCCGTGCATCAGCTACAGCTTTAATTGCCGCTCCCAAATAGCCCACTTCCCCAGCGTGGAGTTCATCAACTTGCTTTTGAGTGGGAGAAAGAACGCCTAATTCATCAATTTCAAATTCTTTACCAGATGCCATTAAATGGATGCGATCGCCTTTTTTCACAGTGCCATCCATCACCCGGAAATACACAATTACTCCCCGGTAACTGTCGTAATAGCTATCAAATAT from Nostoc commune NIES-4072 includes:
- the lepA gene encoding translation elongation factor 4, which codes for MTDVPAVRIRNFCIIAHIDHGKSTLADRLLQATGTVEDRQMKEQFLDNMDLERERGITIKLQAARMNYTAKDGQQYVLNLIDTPGHVDFSYEVSRSLVACEGALLVVDASQGVEAQTLANVYLALENNLEIIPVLNKIDLPGAEPERVIGEIEEIIGLDCSGAILASAKEGIGIDEILEAVVERIPPPPNTINERLRALIFDSYYDSYRGVIVYFRVMDGTVKKGDRIHLMASGKEFEIDELGVLSPTQKQVDELHAGEVGYLGAAIKAVADARVGDTITLSKAKAESPLPGYAEANPMVFCGMFPIDADQFEDLREALEKLELNDAALHYEPETSSAMGFGFRCGFLGLLHMEIVQERLEREYNLDLIITAPSVVYKVITVKGEELYIDNPSRLPSPNDREKIEEPYVQVEMITPETYVGSLMELSQNRRGIFKDMKYLAQGRTTLTYELPLAEVVTDFFDQMKSRSRGYASMEYHLIGYRENPLVKLDIMINGDPVDSLAMIVHRDKAYNVGRAMAEKLKELIPRHQFKVPIQASIGSKVIASEHIPALRKDVLAKCYGGDISRKKKLLQKQAKGKKRMKSVGTVDVPQEAFMAVLRLDQN